GAGAAGTGCAATTCAACAATAATTAATGAGGCTACAATAAATAAAGTTTGTGAAATATTTTCCAAAGAAGGTTCAGACTCTTGGTTTAAAAAAGATGCTTCTCAAATTTTGGGAGACTATACATGCCCTATATGTGGAGGAAAACATTTTAGAAAAGAAACTGATATTATGGATGTATGGTTTGACTCTGGTTCAAGCCATGCATGCGTATTGAAACAAAGAGAAGAACTCAGATGGCCTGCTGATATGTATCTTGAAGGCACTGACCAGCACAGAGGTTGGTTTCAGTCATCTTTACTTACTTCAACAGCTGTTTTTGGGAAGGCACCGTATAAGAGCGTTCTCACTCACGGCTTTATTGTTGATGAAGAGGGTTACAAGATGTCAAAATCAAGAGGGAATGTAATCGCACCTCTTGAGGTTATAGAAAAAAGTGGAGCAGATGTTTTAAGGATCTGGGTGGCATCTTCTGATTATACGGGGGATGTAGCAATCTCAGACAGAATATTGGAGCAGCAATCCGATACTTATAAAAAATTAAGAAATACTATAAGGTATATGCTTAGTTTACTGAATGACTTTAATCCAAAAGACTCAATATCGCCTGATAGATGGCTTGATCTTGACAGGTATATTTATTCTGAATTTAACGACCTTATACAGGAGATAGATCAATACTTTTATAACTACCAATTTTATAAGATGCTTTATAAAATAAAATCTTTTATGACAATAGATTTGAGCGCTTTTTATTTAGACGTTTTAAAGGATAGGCTTTATGCAGGATTTGATAGTGAAAGAAAGTCTGCTCAAACAGTTATTTACAGGATGTTAAAGGATCTTCTAATAATTCTTTGCCCAATAATATCGTTTACTTCAGAAGAGGCATGGGGATATTTGAGGGAGTTTGACAATACGCTTCCTGAAAGTGTTTTCTTTGCTTCATATCCTGATGTGTCGAAAAATCTGGAGGGAGTTGAAAGACCTGTGGATTTTGATGTTCTGCTTGAAATTAGAGATGAGGCAAAAAAGGTTCTTGAAGAGGCAAGAAAGGATAAGCTAATAGGATCTTCATTGGAGGCACACGTAAATATTTTTCCAAAAAGCGAAAGATTAAAGAATACTTTGTTAAGGTACAAAGATATATTGCCAGAAATACTAATTGTTTCACAAGTTACTATTGATAAAATGTCTAATTCCAAGTTTTCACTTGAAAACGATGAATTTGGAATAGAAGTATTTCATGCAAAAGGGGAAAAGTGTGAAAGGTGCTGGCAATATCAAGAAAGCGTAGCAAGTAACGAACTAAAAATTTGTGATAGATGTAGGAGGGTTTTAGATGAACTATCAAATTAAAGACATCGGCTTGGCAGATGAGGGTGCAAAAAAGGTTGAGTGGGCATATCGTGAAATGCCAGTTCTTGATATCCTCAGAAAAAAATATAAGAATTCAAAGCCTTTTGCTGGGAAAAAGATTGCTGCATGTTTGCACGTAACAACTGAAACTGCAAATTTAATTACTACTTTTAGAGATGCAGGTGCACAAGTATATTTATGCGCATCGAATCCTCTTAGCACAAGTGACGAAGTAGCAGCTTATCTTGCAAGAGAAGGAATTTTTGTCTTTGCACAAAGAGGTGAAGATTCTAAGAGTTATTGGGATAATATCAGAAGATGTATTGAATCTGAACCAGATCTAACAATTGATGATGGTGCTGATTTAACTGTTACTCTTCATAAAGAATATCCTAGACTTGCAGATAAAGTGGTTGGAGGTTGTGAAGAAACCACCACAGGCGTTCATAGAATTGAAGCCCTTAACAAAGAAAAATTATTAAAATTTCCATTCATAGCTGTGAACAATGCAATGACAAAACACTTCTTTGATAATAGATATGGTACTGGTCAAAGCACTCTGGATGGCATTATTAGGGCTACAAATATATTATTTGCAGGAAAAAGAGTAGTAGTTGCAGGATATGGCTGGTGTGGAAAAGGCGTGAGCATGAGGGCTAAAGGAATGGGTGCAAGGGTAATAGTTACAGAAGTTGAACCGGTAAGGGCTCTTGAGGCAATAATGGACGGTTTTGATGTAATGCCAATGGATGAAGCTGCAAAAATAGGGGATATATTTATTACTGTTACAGGCAATTGCAACGTTATTAGATTTGATCATATTTTAAAGATGAAAGATGGAGCAATATTAGCAAATTCAGGCCACTTTAATGTTGAGATTGAAGTAAATAAGATGGAAGAGCAAAAGGTTTCAAAGAGAAGAATTAGACATGAATTGGATGAGTATACTTTCAAAGATGGGAAAAAGGTGTTTTTGGTTGGAGAAGGAAGGCTTGTAAACCTTGCAGCTGCCGAGGGACATCCCTCAAGCGTAATGGATATGAGCTTTGCAAATCAGTTTTTAAGTTCACTTTATCTGTTAAACAACAAAATAGAAATAGGAGTTTATCCCGTGCCAATAGAAATTGACAGGGAAATAGCCAGATTAAAAATTGAATCAATGGGCATGAGCATAGATACCTTAAGTGAAGAACAGGAAAAATATATGAAATCTTGGTAGTTTAGCCAAAATAACTAAAATATTGAACCTAAAAAACCTCTTTTATTTAACTTTAACTTTAGTTCTTTTTTTGCTCGATAGATTGACAAAATTTTTTGCTGTAAAGATTTTGTCAGAGGGAAGTTATGATCTATCTTTTATACGCTTTACTCTGGTAAAAAATTTAGGGGGGGCGTGGGGAATTTTTAGTGGTCAGACATATTTTTTTATAGCTGTGGGCTCTCTTTTTTTGATATCTTGCGTGATTTTGTGGTTTAAATCTCCAAATCTTAGAATCTCTTTGTCTTTTATAATTGCTGGAGTATTTAGCAATTTACTGGATAGGGCTTTAGGATCTCATCAGGTAATTGATTTTATAGATATTCATATTTTGCCAGTTTTTAATCTTTCAGACGTATATATAGATATAGGAATTTTATTGTTAATTTTTTACAACTTTAAGAGTTTTAAAACACAGGACAGGCTATAAGCCGAGTTCTGTATCCCACAAAGGGATCGCAACCATTTATCTGGGACTGAAGTTTCCCTCAGTCTCTTGCGGCCTACCCGGAAGTAATAGCGACCTGGGCAGTCTCCTTCCCTATTTGGCCTTGCTCCGGATGGGGGTTGCCTGGCCAGAAGATCGCTCTTCTGCCGGTGAGCTTTTACCTCGCCTTTTCACCTGTACTATCAAAAGATAGTAGTTTTTTTCTGTGGCCCTATCCAGAGGTTTCCCTCTCTGGCAATTAACCAGCATCCTGCCCAGTGGAGCTCGGACTTTCCTCAAGTAGTTAGCTTGTAAGTTGCGCGCCTGTCCTGTGTTATTTAACTTAACTTAATAATAACACTTTTGCTTTAAAAGTAAACCTTCAAAAATAGGTTACGTTCACTTTGTAGAAATTTTTAAAATGCTGTAAAGTGCACAATAACCTGTGACAGCTGTAAATAGAAGAACGATTCCAATAATAGTTAAAATTATCCCAACAGTATTAAATTGCATTGAAAAGCCTAGATAAATAAGAACGAGTCCTAAAATGAACCTTATGATTCTGTCTACTGTTCCTTCGTTTTGTTTCATCCTTTCCACCTCCTTTGATATTTATTCTATTATACAGCTAATATAAAGTTAGTTTAATATATTTTTCTATCTTCCTAATTTAACAATAGTTGAAAATTAACTCTTATCAATTATTTTGGCCATTGTAAATAGCTTTTGATTTTGATAAAGTAAATGAATGATTATTTTATAATATTCTATATCCGATATTATAGAAAGTTGAGGCAGAAAACTTGATAAGTGGCGATTTTTTGGATAATTTTATCAATTCGACGATATTTGGTGTATGTATTTACCAAAATGACGGAAAGATAGTTTTTGCCAACGATAGATTTTCTCAAATAGTAGGATATGATGTAAATGAACTTGTGAGGATGAGTTTTTTTGATTTTTTTACTGAAGATGAAGATTATCTGAAGAGATTTTCAAAGAAGAGTTTAAATAAAGATTATTTTTCTAAAGAATTTGAATATCACTATTACAAGTGTAAAAACGGCTTAGTTCCGGTGCAAACGTCTACATATCAAATCCTTTATAAAGGTAAATCTTCTGAGCTTGTAATAGTTCTTGACAAAACAAGAGAAAAGTCAATTGAAAAGCTTTTTTATACACTAAAACAAATAAATCAATTAATTATAAGAGAAGAAAATGAAGATATCTTGTTAAAAACTATATGTAAAATTCTTGTAAACGAAGTAGGATTTACTCTTGCAAGCGTTGGATTTATCGATGAGAACAGCAGAAGATTTAGAGCAAAATTTATAGAATCAAAATCGAAGGAGCAAAAAATGGCTTTTGAAAATCTAATCATCGGTATTGATCCAAATGTGCCTTATGGAAGAGGGTCAATAGCAAAAGCATATAACACCAAAAAGGTTGTTGTTCTCTCAGACGTGATGAAGAGCAAAACTTTAAGATATTGGCATGAATATTATAAAGAATTTAATACACAATCAATTTGTTCTGTACCTATATTGAAAGATAATAAAGTTAAATATTTATTCATGATTTATGATTCTATGAAACTGTCTGAATCGAGGGAAGTTATAGAACTTTTGGAAGAGGTAAAAAATGACATTTCTTTTGCTTTGGAAAAAATAGAATATCAAAACAGCTTAGTTTTACTTCAAAAAGCCAGCGAAAAAACACATGAAT
Above is a genomic segment from Thermodesulfobium narugense DSM 14796 containing:
- the ahcY gene encoding adenosylhomocysteinase, giving the protein MNYQIKDIGLADEGAKKVEWAYREMPVLDILRKKYKNSKPFAGKKIAACLHVTTETANLITTFRDAGAQVYLCASNPLSTSDEVAAYLAREGIFVFAQRGEDSKSYWDNIRRCIESEPDLTIDDGADLTVTLHKEYPRLADKVVGGCEETTTGVHRIEALNKEKLLKFPFIAVNNAMTKHFFDNRYGTGQSTLDGIIRATNILFAGKRVVVAGYGWCGKGVSMRAKGMGARVIVTEVEPVRALEAIMDGFDVMPMDEAAKIGDIFITVTGNCNVIRFDHILKMKDGAILANSGHFNVEIEVNKMEEQKVSKRRIRHELDEYTFKDGKKVFLVGEGRLVNLAAAEGHPSSVMDMSFANQFLSSLYLLNNKIEIGVYPVPIEIDREIARLKIESMGMSIDTLSEEQEKYMKSW
- a CDS encoding YgaP family membrane protein is translated as MKQNEGTVDRIIRFILGLVLIYLGFSMQFNTVGIILTIIGIVLLFTAVTGYCALYSILKISTK